The Perca fluviatilis chromosome 24, GENO_Pfluv_1.0, whole genome shotgun sequence genome has a window encoding:
- the LOC120554642 gene encoding adhesion G-protein coupled receptor G7-like isoform X2 — protein MNMDSRVFFLLTLAACRAGAQSTITSEAPSITDTTTTTTTTIPATGTTITTTDQTGTTVPTENVVSPASTGPTETVSPDSTGPTETVSPDSTGPTETVSPASTRPTETVSPDSTVPTENVVSHASTGPTENVVSHASTGPTENVVSHASTGPTETVSPASTGPTETVSPDSTVPTENVVSHASTGPTETVSPDSTVPTENVVSYASTGPTENVVSHASTVPTENVVSHASTGPTENVVSHASTGPTETVSPASTGPTETVSPDSTVPTENVVSHASTGPTETVSPASTGPTETVSPDSTVPTENVVSHASTGPIETVSPDSTVPTETAVSPASTGPTETVSPDSTVPTENVVSHASTGPTEAVSPDSTVPNETVSPDSTVPTETAVSPASTGPTETVSPDSTVPTENVVSHASTGPTETVSPASTVSTHAPETSLPTETTLTNEPTGTTEPTGTTETTFTNEPTGATVQTSEYTVAATTTTTTTTTTTTTNMYTDTTEYTAAITTTPVNPTTTMDSTITTTSPHTTTTTRPTTPHHSTTTTTTTTTTRPTTPHHSTTTTTTTTTTTPPPLVCKNGGRPLNGVCICPDDWTGKTCSVENFCRAQKIRGFNFPRTPIGWYAYSKEICPPGTSGAGKPQASTRCSNRNTPPSFQEPRELQCGQTLIDIQQNLNGSADLETLAASAQMLTSQPENLTAEEVTTAAQIADTLLSSENVSQSVREAAVATVSQILNTNPPDNIQENNATLRLTQTLSSLSVDLSLISNDSKLVQPNIVVQSAQISAADTQGVQFTALSGTSGSFVADRIQLDTNTSAIAVETGFIADAVVYLQFPPGGAAGRLQTPSNVSVGFVLYQNDHFFHSRRYRRRRASVRVLSANVSGLEPQQVQMLFRPMLLNGTSLWDFSCVFWNYTLEDWSAAGCWKGNHSDGVLRCFCNHTTNFAALWSFRENYEYAEVLDTFSIVGLSFSILGLVVTIIHHITDNFKRNSGDWKNYRNSQLALLSTCFSLLAFIITFLSGVTNRRQDAGEDDALLDTETNGVLDSDEYVAADSGPCSGVTALLHFFLLATFMWNSMYATQLVLLVRKMRQNLPPYWTPLSATVGWGVPAVVMAITLGIAYRVDDPLGYRQEEFCWLAALDKSKDFDFGKPMFWGFLLPIGLILIYNIVLLVLVSQTTCRTDPTLTSNPRSVWRNFLISFSLAVLLGLSWTLGYLVLVTTGYAHLVLSILFCLCTTTQGLQIFVLFTARKPSFRAGVLQVVHTISSVNIQLREFSYNLLREWTHSTESYRELTV, from the exons CTGCCTGTAGAGCTGGAGCTCAGTCCACCATAACATCAGAAGCACCAAGTATCACcgacacaacaacaacaacaacaacaaccatccCTGCTACTggtactactattactactactgaCCAAACCGGTACTACTGTACCAACTGAAAATGTTGTATCACCCGCTTCTACTGGACCAACTGAAACTGTATCACCCGATTCTACTGGACCAACTGAAACTGTATCACCCGATTCTACTGGACCAACTGAAACTGTATCACCCGCTTCTACTAGACCAACTGAAACTGTATCACCCGATTCTACTGTACCAACTGAAAATGTTGTATCACACGCTTCTACTGGACCAACTGAAAATGTTGTATCACACGCTTCTACTGGACCAACTGAAAATGTTGTATCACATGCTTCTACTGGACCAACTGAAACTGTATCACCCGCTTCTACTGGACCAACTGAAACTGTATCACCCGATTCTACTGTACCAACTGAAAATGTTGTATCACACGCTTCTACTGGACCAACTGAAACTGTATCACCCGATTCTACTGTACCTACTGAAAATGTTGTATCATACGCTTCTACTGGACCAACTGAAAATGTTGTATCACATGCTTCTACTGTACCAACTGAAAATGTTGTATCACATGCTTCTACTGGACCAACTGAAAATGTTGTATCACATGCTTCTACTGGACCAACTGAAACTGTATCACCCGCTTCTACTGGACCAACTGAAACTGTATCACCCGATTCTACTGTACCAACTGAAAATGTTGTATCACACGCTTCTACTGGACCAACTGAAACTGTATCACCCGCTTCTACTGGACCAACTGAAACTGTATCACCCGATTCTACTGTACCAACTGAAAATGTTGTATCACACGCTTCTACTGGACCAATTGAAACTGTATCACCCGATTCTACTGTACCAACTGAAACTGCTGTATCACCCGCTTCTACTGGACCAACTGAAACTGTATCACCCGATTCTACTGTACCAACTGAAAATGTTGTATCACACGCTTCTACTGGACCAACTGAAGCTGTATCACCCGATTCTACTGTACCAAATGAAACTGTATCACCCGATTCTACTGTACCAACTGAAACTGCTGTATCACCCGCTTCTACTGGACCAACTGAAACTGTATCACCCGATTCTACTGTACCAACTGAAAATGTTGTATCACACGCTTCTACTGGACCAACTGAAACTGTATCACCCGCTTCTACTGTATCAACCCATGCTCCTGAAACAAGCCTTCCTACTGAAACAACCCTTACTAATGAACCAACTGGTACTACTGAACCAACCGGTACTACTGAAACAACCTTTACTAATGAACCAACTGGTGCTACTGTACAAACATCTGAGTATACTgttgctgctactactactactactactactactactactactactactaatatgTATACTGATACTACTGAGTATACCGCTGCTATTACTACTACTCCTGTGAATCCTACTACTACTATGGAttctactattactactacttctcctcatactactactactacaaggCCTACTACTCCTCATcatagtactactactactactactactactactacaaggCCAACTACTCCTCATcatagtactactactactactactactactactactactccccCTCCTCTGGTTTGTAAAAACGGGGGTAGACCTCTGAACGGCGTCTGTATCTGTCCGGACGACTGGACCGGAAAGACCTGCTCAGTAG AGAATTTCTGCCGAGCCCAGAAGATAAGAGGATTCAACTTCCCACGAACACCCATCGGCTGGTACGCTTATTCTAAGGAAATCTGTCCCCCAGGAACGAGTGGCG CGGGTAAACCCCAGGCTTCCACCAGATGTTCCAACAGGAACACACCCCCGAGTTTCCAGGAGCCGCGTGAACTCCAGTGTGGACAGACCCTCATCGACATACAACAAAAT CTGAACGGCTCGGCAGATTTAGAGACGCTGGCGGCGAGCGCTCAGATGCTGACGTCCCAACCTGAAAATCTGACGGCTGAAGAAGTGACGACGGCCGCTCAGATCGCCGACACGCTGCTGTCGTCTGAGAACGTCTCACAG AGCGTGAGGGAGGCAGCTGTAGCGACCGTCAGCCAGATTCTGAACACCAACCCTCCAGACAACATCCAGGAAAACAACGCTACTCTCAG GCTGACGCAGACCCTGTCCAGCCTGTCGGTGGACCTGAGTCTGATCTCCAATGATTCTAAGTTGGTTCAGCCAAACATCGTGGTCCAGTCGGCTCAGATCTCGGCGGCCGACACTCAGGGAGTCCAGTTCACTGCGCTGTCAG GAACGTCGGGAAGTTTCGTTGCCGACCGCATCCAGCTGGACACCAACACGTCGGCCATCGCCGTGGAAACCGGCTTCATTGCAGACGCCGTCGTTTACCTCCAGTTCCCCCCAG gtGGTGCTGCCGGCCGTCTCCAGACTCCGTCCAACGTATCTGTGGGTTTCGTCCTCTACCAGAACGACCACTTCTTCCACTCGCGGCGCTACAGGCGGCGCCGGGCCTCCGTCAGGGTCCTGTCGGCCAACGTCAGCGGTCTGGAGCCACAACAGGTCCAGATGCTCTTCAGACCAATG CTTCTGAACGGTACGTCTCTGTGGGACTTCTCGTGTGTTTTTTGGAACTACACTTTGGAGGATTGGAGCGCGGCTGGCTGCTGGAAGGGAAACCATTCAGATGGAGTCCTCCGATGTTTCTGCAACCACACAACCAACTTCGCTGCTCTCTGG tccTTCAGAGAGAATTATGAATATGCAGAAGTGCTGGATACATTTTCTATAGTTGGactttctttctccatcctGGGTTTGGTTGTTACGATAATTCACCACATTACAGACAA CTTTAAGAGAAACAGTGGCGACTGGAAGAACTACAGGAACTCCCAGCTTGCTTTGCTGAGTACATGTTTCAGCCTGCTGGCCTTCATCATCACCTTCCTCTCTGGCGTCACAAACCGGCGACAGGACGCTGGCGAAGACGACGCGTTGCTCGACACCGAGACCAACGGCGTTCTGGACTCTGACGAATATGTGGCGGCGGACAGCGGCCCATGTTCGGGGGTGACGGCGCTGCTTCACTTCTTCCTGTTAGCTACGTTCATGTGGAACAGCATGTACGCCACACAGCTGGTGCTGCTCGTCCGCAAGATGCGCCAGAACCTGCCGCCATACTGGACGCCGCTCAGCGCCACCGTGGGATGGG GAGTCCCAGCTGTCGTCATGGCGATTACACTGGGAATTGCCTACAGGGTGGACGACCCTTTAGGATATAGACAGGAGgaatt TTGCTGGCTGGCAGCGCTGGATAAATCCAAAGACTTTGACTTTGGGAAGCCGatgttttggggttttctgCTTCCTATCGGTTTGATTCTGATCTACAACATCGTTCTGTTGGTTCTGGTCTCTCAGACCACCTGCAGGACCGACCCCACCCTCACaag TAATCCTCGGTCCGTGTGGAGGAACTTTCTGATCAGTTTCTCTCTGGCTGTGTTACTCGGTTTGTCCTGGACCCTGGGTTACCTGGTGCTGGTTACCACGGGATACGCCCACCTGGTGCTCAGCATCCTCTTCTGCCTCTGCACCACCACACAG GGGCTCCAGATATTCGTCCTGTTCACCGCCAGAAAGCCGAGCTTCAGAGCTGGCGTGTTGCAAGTGGTTCATACCATCTCGTCTGTCAACATCCAActcagagagttttcatataaTCTGCTGAGAGAATGGACTCACTCTACTGAGTCCTACAGAGAGCTGACAGTCTAG
- the LOC120554642 gene encoding adhesion G-protein coupled receptor G7-like isoform X1 has product MNMDSRVFFLLTLAACRAGAQSTITSEAPSITDTTTTTTTTIPATGTTITTTDQTGTTVPTENVVSPASTGPTETVSPDSTGPTETVSPDSTGPTETVSPASTRPTETVSPDSTVPTENVVSHASTGPTENVVSHASTGPTENVVSHASTGPTETVSPASTGPTETVSPDSTVPTENVVSHASTGPTETVSPDSTVPTENVVSYASTGPTENVVSHASTVPTENVVSHASTGPTENVVSHASTGPTETVSPASTGPTETVSPDSTVPTENVVSHASTGPTETVSPASTGPTETVSPDSTVPTENVVSHASTGPIETVSPDSTVPTETAVSPASTGPTETVSPDSTVPTENVVSHASTGPTEAVSPDSTVPNETVSPDSTVPTETAVSPASTGPTETVSPDSTVPTENVVSHASTGPTETVSPASTVSTHAPETSLPTETTLTNEPTGTTEPTGTTETTFTNEPTGATVQTSEYTVAATTTTTTTTTTTTTNMYTDTTEYTAAITTTPVNPTTTMDSTITTTSPHTTTTTRPTTPHHSTTTTTTTTTTRPTTPHHSTTTTTTTTTTTPPPLVCKNGGRPLNGVCICPDDWTGKTCSVENFCRAQKIRGFNFPRTPIGWYAYSKEICPPGTSGAGKPQASTRCSNRNTPPSFQEPRELQCGQTLIDIQQNLNGSADLETLAASAQMLTSQPENLTAEEVTTAAQIADTLLSSENVSQSVREAAVATVSQILNTNPPDNIQENNATLRLTQTLSSLSVDLSLISNDSKLVQPNIVVQSAQISAADTQGVQFTALSGTSGSFVADRIQLDTNTSAIAVETGFIADAVVYLQFPPGGAAGRLQTPSNVSVGFVLYQNDHFFHSRRYRRRRASVRVLSANVSGLEPQQVQMLFRPMLLNGTSLWDFSCVFWNYTLEDWSAAGCWKGNHSDGVLRCFCNHTTNFAALWSFRENYEYAEVLDTFSIVGLSFSILGLVVTIIHHITDNFKRNSGDWKNYRNSQLALLSTCFSLLAFIITFLSGVTNRRQDAGEDDALLDTETNGVLDSDEYVAADSGPCSGVTALLHFFLLATFMWNSMYATQLVLLVRKMRQNLPPYWTPLSATVGWGVPAVVMAITLGIAYRVDDPLGYRQEEFCWLAALDKSKDFDFGKPMFWGFLLPIGLILIYNIVLLVLVSQTTCRTDPTLTSSNPRSVWRNFLISFSLAVLLGLSWTLGYLVLVTTGYAHLVLSILFCLCTTTQGLQIFVLFTARKPSFRAGVLQVVHTISSVNIQLREFSYNLLREWTHSTESYRELTV; this is encoded by the exons CTGCCTGTAGAGCTGGAGCTCAGTCCACCATAACATCAGAAGCACCAAGTATCACcgacacaacaacaacaacaacaacaaccatccCTGCTACTggtactactattactactactgaCCAAACCGGTACTACTGTACCAACTGAAAATGTTGTATCACCCGCTTCTACTGGACCAACTGAAACTGTATCACCCGATTCTACTGGACCAACTGAAACTGTATCACCCGATTCTACTGGACCAACTGAAACTGTATCACCCGCTTCTACTAGACCAACTGAAACTGTATCACCCGATTCTACTGTACCAACTGAAAATGTTGTATCACACGCTTCTACTGGACCAACTGAAAATGTTGTATCACACGCTTCTACTGGACCAACTGAAAATGTTGTATCACATGCTTCTACTGGACCAACTGAAACTGTATCACCCGCTTCTACTGGACCAACTGAAACTGTATCACCCGATTCTACTGTACCAACTGAAAATGTTGTATCACACGCTTCTACTGGACCAACTGAAACTGTATCACCCGATTCTACTGTACCTACTGAAAATGTTGTATCATACGCTTCTACTGGACCAACTGAAAATGTTGTATCACATGCTTCTACTGTACCAACTGAAAATGTTGTATCACATGCTTCTACTGGACCAACTGAAAATGTTGTATCACATGCTTCTACTGGACCAACTGAAACTGTATCACCCGCTTCTACTGGACCAACTGAAACTGTATCACCCGATTCTACTGTACCAACTGAAAATGTTGTATCACACGCTTCTACTGGACCAACTGAAACTGTATCACCCGCTTCTACTGGACCAACTGAAACTGTATCACCCGATTCTACTGTACCAACTGAAAATGTTGTATCACACGCTTCTACTGGACCAATTGAAACTGTATCACCCGATTCTACTGTACCAACTGAAACTGCTGTATCACCCGCTTCTACTGGACCAACTGAAACTGTATCACCCGATTCTACTGTACCAACTGAAAATGTTGTATCACACGCTTCTACTGGACCAACTGAAGCTGTATCACCCGATTCTACTGTACCAAATGAAACTGTATCACCCGATTCTACTGTACCAACTGAAACTGCTGTATCACCCGCTTCTACTGGACCAACTGAAACTGTATCACCCGATTCTACTGTACCAACTGAAAATGTTGTATCACACGCTTCTACTGGACCAACTGAAACTGTATCACCCGCTTCTACTGTATCAACCCATGCTCCTGAAACAAGCCTTCCTACTGAAACAACCCTTACTAATGAACCAACTGGTACTACTGAACCAACCGGTACTACTGAAACAACCTTTACTAATGAACCAACTGGTGCTACTGTACAAACATCTGAGTATACTgttgctgctactactactactactactactactactactactactactaatatgTATACTGATACTACTGAGTATACCGCTGCTATTACTACTACTCCTGTGAATCCTACTACTACTATGGAttctactattactactacttctcctcatactactactactacaaggCCTACTACTCCTCATcatagtactactactactactactactactactacaaggCCAACTACTCCTCATcatagtactactactactactactactactactactactccccCTCCTCTGGTTTGTAAAAACGGGGGTAGACCTCTGAACGGCGTCTGTATCTGTCCGGACGACTGGACCGGAAAGACCTGCTCAGTAG AGAATTTCTGCCGAGCCCAGAAGATAAGAGGATTCAACTTCCCACGAACACCCATCGGCTGGTACGCTTATTCTAAGGAAATCTGTCCCCCAGGAACGAGTGGCG CGGGTAAACCCCAGGCTTCCACCAGATGTTCCAACAGGAACACACCCCCGAGTTTCCAGGAGCCGCGTGAACTCCAGTGTGGACAGACCCTCATCGACATACAACAAAAT CTGAACGGCTCGGCAGATTTAGAGACGCTGGCGGCGAGCGCTCAGATGCTGACGTCCCAACCTGAAAATCTGACGGCTGAAGAAGTGACGACGGCCGCTCAGATCGCCGACACGCTGCTGTCGTCTGAGAACGTCTCACAG AGCGTGAGGGAGGCAGCTGTAGCGACCGTCAGCCAGATTCTGAACACCAACCCTCCAGACAACATCCAGGAAAACAACGCTACTCTCAG GCTGACGCAGACCCTGTCCAGCCTGTCGGTGGACCTGAGTCTGATCTCCAATGATTCTAAGTTGGTTCAGCCAAACATCGTGGTCCAGTCGGCTCAGATCTCGGCGGCCGACACTCAGGGAGTCCAGTTCACTGCGCTGTCAG GAACGTCGGGAAGTTTCGTTGCCGACCGCATCCAGCTGGACACCAACACGTCGGCCATCGCCGTGGAAACCGGCTTCATTGCAGACGCCGTCGTTTACCTCCAGTTCCCCCCAG gtGGTGCTGCCGGCCGTCTCCAGACTCCGTCCAACGTATCTGTGGGTTTCGTCCTCTACCAGAACGACCACTTCTTCCACTCGCGGCGCTACAGGCGGCGCCGGGCCTCCGTCAGGGTCCTGTCGGCCAACGTCAGCGGTCTGGAGCCACAACAGGTCCAGATGCTCTTCAGACCAATG CTTCTGAACGGTACGTCTCTGTGGGACTTCTCGTGTGTTTTTTGGAACTACACTTTGGAGGATTGGAGCGCGGCTGGCTGCTGGAAGGGAAACCATTCAGATGGAGTCCTCCGATGTTTCTGCAACCACACAACCAACTTCGCTGCTCTCTGG tccTTCAGAGAGAATTATGAATATGCAGAAGTGCTGGATACATTTTCTATAGTTGGactttctttctccatcctGGGTTTGGTTGTTACGATAATTCACCACATTACAGACAA CTTTAAGAGAAACAGTGGCGACTGGAAGAACTACAGGAACTCCCAGCTTGCTTTGCTGAGTACATGTTTCAGCCTGCTGGCCTTCATCATCACCTTCCTCTCTGGCGTCACAAACCGGCGACAGGACGCTGGCGAAGACGACGCGTTGCTCGACACCGAGACCAACGGCGTTCTGGACTCTGACGAATATGTGGCGGCGGACAGCGGCCCATGTTCGGGGGTGACGGCGCTGCTTCACTTCTTCCTGTTAGCTACGTTCATGTGGAACAGCATGTACGCCACACAGCTGGTGCTGCTCGTCCGCAAGATGCGCCAGAACCTGCCGCCATACTGGACGCCGCTCAGCGCCACCGTGGGATGGG GAGTCCCAGCTGTCGTCATGGCGATTACACTGGGAATTGCCTACAGGGTGGACGACCCTTTAGGATATAGACAGGAGgaatt TTGCTGGCTGGCAGCGCTGGATAAATCCAAAGACTTTGACTTTGGGAAGCCGatgttttggggttttctgCTTCCTATCGGTTTGATTCTGATCTACAACATCGTTCTGTTGGTTCTGGTCTCTCAGACCACCTGCAGGACCGACCCCACCCTCACaag CAGTAATCCTCGGTCCGTGTGGAGGAACTTTCTGATCAGTTTCTCTCTGGCTGTGTTACTCGGTTTGTCCTGGACCCTGGGTTACCTGGTGCTGGTTACCACGGGATACGCCCACCTGGTGCTCAGCATCCTCTTCTGCCTCTGCACCACCACACAG GGGCTCCAGATATTCGTCCTGTTCACCGCCAGAAAGCCGAGCTTCAGAGCTGGCGTGTTGCAAGTGGTTCATACCATCTCGTCTGTCAACATCCAActcagagagttttcatataaTCTGCTGAGAGAATGGACTCACTCTACTGAGTCCTACAGAGAGCTGACAGTCTAG